A single window of Synechococcus sp. CBW1004 DNA harbors:
- the rlmN gene encoding 23S rRNA (adenine(2503)-C(2))-methyltransferase RlmN, protein MSLQDLQGWCVQQGQPGFRAKQLHDWIYDRGARSIDAITVLPKAWREQLQASAADSSPAVGDWIGRSRELLRSEARDGTVKLLLGTRDGLSLETVGIPSGDRLTVCISSQVGCPMACRFCATGKGGLQRSLAVHEIVDQVLAIREVMERRPSHVVFMGMGEPLLNLEAVLAAIDCLCSDLGMAQRQITVSTVGVPAALPTLAERALERLGRAQFTLAVSLHAPDQALRQRLIPTAHAYPIEQLLEDCRRYVAITGRRVSFEYILLGGLNDQPRHAEALSRLLRGFQSHVNLIPYNPIEEEDFRRPTPEAVESFRRNLQERRIAVSVRASRGLDADAACGQLRRRQLQASSQG, encoded by the coding sequence ATGTCCCTGCAGGATCTGCAGGGATGGTGTGTGCAGCAGGGCCAGCCCGGTTTCCGGGCCAAGCAGTTGCATGACTGGATCTACGACCGTGGTGCCCGCTCGATCGATGCGATCACGGTGCTGCCGAAGGCCTGGCGTGAGCAACTGCAGGCCTCCGCGGCAGATTCCAGCCCTGCCGTCGGGGATTGGATCGGCCGCTCCCGCGAGCTCCTGCGCAGCGAAGCGCGCGATGGCACCGTCAAGCTGCTGCTCGGCACCCGCGATGGTCTCAGCCTCGAGACCGTCGGCATCCCCAGTGGCGACCGTCTCACCGTCTGCATCAGCAGCCAGGTGGGCTGTCCGATGGCCTGCCGGTTCTGCGCCACCGGCAAGGGCGGCCTGCAGCGCTCTCTGGCCGTGCACGAGATCGTCGATCAGGTGCTTGCCATCCGCGAGGTGATGGAGCGCCGCCCCAGCCATGTGGTGTTCATGGGCATGGGTGAGCCGCTGCTCAACCTCGAGGCGGTGCTGGCGGCGATCGATTGTCTCTGCAGCGATCTGGGCATGGCCCAGCGCCAGATCACCGTCAGCACGGTGGGTGTGCCGGCGGCCCTGCCCACCCTGGCGGAGCGCGCGCTGGAGCGGCTCGGCCGCGCCCAGTTCACCCTGGCGGTCAGCCTGCATGCCCCCGATCAGGCCCTGCGCCAGCGTCTGATTCCCACCGCCCACGCCTACCCGATCGAGCAGCTCCTGGAGGACTGCCGCCGCTACGTGGCGATCACCGGCCGGCGCGTGAGCTTCGAGTACATCCTGCTCGGCGGTCTCAACGATCAGCCCCGCCATGCCGAGGCGCTGTCCCGACTGCTGCGCGGCTTCCAGAGCCACGTCAATCTGATCCCGTACAACCCGATCGAGGAGGAGGATTTCAGGCGTCCCACCCCCGAGGCGGTGGAGAGCTTCCGCCGGAATCTCCAGGAGCGGCGCATCGCCGTCAGTGTGCGTGCCAGCCGCGGTCTCGATGCCGATGCCGCCTGCGGTCAGCTGCGCCGCCGCCAGCTGCAGGCATCCTCTCAGGGCTGA
- a CDS encoding DNA-directed RNA polymerase subunit gamma, which yields MSNSNLRTENHFDYVKITLASPERIMQWGQRTLPNGQVVGEVTKPETINYRTLKPEMDGLFCEKIFGPSKDWECHCGKYKRVRHRGIVCERCGVEVTESRVRRHRMGFIKLAAPVSHVWYLKGIPSYVAILLDMPLRDVEQIVYFNCYVVLDPGDHKDLTYKQLLTEDEWLEIEDQIFAEDSEIENEPEVGIGAEALKRLLEDLDLAEIAEQLREEIAGSKGQKRAKLIKRLRVIDNFIATNARPEWMVLDVIPVIPPDLRPMVQLDGGRFATSDLNDLYRRVINRNNRLARLQEILAPEIIIRNEKRMLQEAVDALIDNGRRGRTVVGANNRPLKSLSDIIEGKQGRFRQNLLGKRVDYSGRSVIVVGPKLKMHQCGLPKEMAIELFQPFVIHRLIRQNIVNNIKAAKKLIQRADDEVMQVLQEVIEGHPILLNRAPTLHRLGIQAFEPKLVDGRAIQLHPLVCPAFNADFDGDQMAVHVPLAIEAQTEARMLMLASNNILSPATGEPIITPSQDMVLGAYYLTAEQPGSNRPAFPARGTDDRSRLFASLSDVIGAFEEKHLSLHDWVWVRFHGEVESDDEDSAPQSSETLSDGTRIEQWKYRRDRFDEDGALISRYLLTTVGRVVINHTIIAAVAAT from the coding sequence ATGTCCAACAGCAATCTCCGCACCGAAAACCACTTCGATTACGTCAAGATTACGCTCGCTTCGCCCGAGCGGATCATGCAGTGGGGCCAGCGCACGCTGCCCAACGGTCAGGTGGTCGGTGAGGTGACCAAACCGGAGACGATCAACTACCGCACGCTCAAGCCCGAGATGGACGGCTTGTTCTGCGAGAAGATCTTCGGCCCGTCCAAGGACTGGGAGTGCCACTGCGGCAAGTACAAGCGGGTGCGGCACCGCGGCATCGTCTGCGAGCGCTGCGGCGTGGAGGTCACCGAGAGCCGGGTGCGGCGCCACCGCATGGGCTTCATCAAGCTGGCGGCCCCCGTCTCGCACGTCTGGTATCTGAAGGGGATCCCCAGCTATGTGGCGATCCTGCTCGACATGCCCCTGCGCGACGTCGAGCAGATCGTCTACTTCAACTGCTATGTGGTGCTTGATCCGGGCGATCACAAGGATCTCACCTACAAGCAGCTGCTCACCGAGGACGAATGGCTGGAGATCGAAGATCAGATCTTCGCTGAGGATTCCGAGATCGAGAATGAGCCCGAGGTGGGCATCGGCGCCGAGGCGCTCAAGCGCCTGCTCGAGGATCTCGATCTGGCGGAGATCGCCGAGCAGCTGCGGGAGGAGATCGCCGGCAGCAAGGGCCAGAAGCGCGCCAAGCTGATCAAGCGCCTGCGCGTGATCGACAACTTCATCGCCACCAACGCTCGCCCCGAGTGGATGGTGCTCGATGTGATCCCGGTGATTCCTCCCGATCTGCGCCCGATGGTGCAGCTTGACGGCGGCCGCTTCGCCACCAGTGATCTCAACGATCTCTACCGGCGGGTGATCAACCGCAACAATCGTCTGGCCAGGCTCCAGGAGATCCTCGCCCCCGAGATCATCATCCGCAACGAGAAGCGGATGCTGCAGGAGGCCGTCGACGCCCTGATCGACAACGGTCGTCGCGGCCGCACTGTGGTGGGCGCCAACAACCGCCCGCTCAAGTCTCTCAGCGACATCATCGAGGGCAAGCAGGGCCGCTTCCGTCAGAACCTGCTCGGCAAACGGGTCGACTATTCGGGCCGTTCCGTGATCGTGGTGGGTCCGAAGCTGAAGATGCACCAGTGCGGCCTGCCCAAGGAGATGGCGATTGAGCTGTTCCAGCCGTTCGTGATCCATCGCCTCATCCGCCAGAACATCGTCAACAACATCAAGGCCGCCAAGAAGCTGATTCAGCGCGCTGACGATGAGGTGATGCAGGTGCTGCAGGAGGTGATCGAAGGGCACCCGATCCTGCTCAACCGTGCCCCGACCCTGCACCGCCTCGGCATCCAGGCCTTCGAGCCCAAGCTGGTCGACGGTCGCGCGATCCAGCTGCACCCGCTGGTCTGCCCCGCCTTCAACGCCGACTTCGACGGTGACCAGATGGCCGTGCATGTGCCCCTGGCCATCGAGGCCCAGACCGAGGCCCGCATGCTGATGCTGGCGAGCAACAACATTCTCTCGCCGGCCACCGGTGAGCCGATCATCACCCCGTCCCAGGACATGGTGCTGGGGGCCTATTACCTCACCGCCGAGCAGCCAGGCTCGAACCGTCCGGCCTTCCCGGCGCGCGGCACCGATGACCGTTCGCGTCTGTTCGCCTCGCTGTCCGATGTGATCGGCGCCTTCGAGGAGAAGCACCTCAGCCTGCACGACTGGGTGTGGGTGCGCTTCCACGGTGAAGTCGAGAGCGACGACGAGGACAGCGCCCCTCAGTCCAGCGAAACCCTCAGCGATGGCACCCGCATCGAGCAATGGAAGTACCGCCGCGACCGCTTCGATGAAGACGGCGCCCTGATCAGCCGTTACCTCCTCACAACGGTCGGCCGGGTGGTGATCAATCACACGATCATCGCCGCCGTGGCCGCGACCTGA
- the rpoB gene encoding DNA-directed RNA polymerase subunit beta, with amino-acid sequence MSSAIQVAKTVTYLPDLVEVQRASFKWFLEKGLIEELESFSPITDYTGKLELHFIGSEYRLKRPRHDVEEAKRRDATFASQMYVTCRLVNKETGEIKEQEVFIGELPLMTERGTFIINGAERVIVNQIVRSPGVYFKDEQDKNGRKTFNASVIPNRGAWLKFETDKNDLLHVRVDKTRKINAHVLMRAIGLSDNDVLDKLRHPEYYQKSIEAANEEGISSEDQALLELYKKLRPGEPPSVSGGQQLLHSRFFDPKRYDLGRVGRYKINKKLRLTIPDAVRTLTPEDVLSTIDYLINLELDVGGACLDDIDHLGNRRVRSVGELLQNQVRVGLNRLERIIKERMTVGETESLTPAQLVNPKPLVAAIKEFFGSSQLSQFMDQTNPLAELTHKRRISALGPGGLTRERAGFAVRDIHPSHYGRICPIETPEGPNAGLIGSLATHARVNEYGFIETPFWKVENGVVHKKGNPIYLSADLEDECRVAPGDVPTDADGNITVDLVPVRYRQDFEKVPPQQVDYVQLSPVQVISVATSLIPFLEHDDANRALMGSNMQRQAVPLLRPERPLVGTGLETQVARDSGMVPITRVNGEVVFVDATAIVIRDDDGQEHTHFLQKYQRSNQDTCLNQRPIVRQGDRVIAGQVLADGSACEGGEIALGQNVLIAYMPWEGYNYEDAILVSDRLVQDDLYTSVHIEKYEIEARQTKLGPEEITREIPNVAEESLGNLDEMGIIRIGAYVESGDILVGKVTPKGESDQPPEEKLLRAIFGEKARDVRDNSLRVPSTERGRVVDVRIYTREQGDELPPGANMVVRVYVAQRRKIQVGDKMAGRHGNKGIISRILPREDMPYLPDGTPIDIVLNPLGVPSRMNVGQVFECLMGWASAHLDCRVKVVPFDEMYGAEKSKQTVQAYLEEAARQPGKDWVYDPENPGKIQLIDGRTGEAFDQPVTVGYAHILKLVHLVDDKIHARSTGPYSLVTQQPLGGKAQQGGQRLGEMEVWALEAYGAAYTLQELLTVKSDDMQGRNEALNAIVKGKPIPRPGTPESFKVLMRELQSLGLDIAVYTDSGEEVDLMQDVNPRRSTPSRPTYESLGVADYDDD; translated from the coding sequence ATGAGCAGCGCGATCCAGGTCGCCAAGACCGTCACCTACCTGCCCGATCTGGTGGAGGTGCAACGGGCCAGCTTCAAATGGTTTCTGGAGAAGGGGCTGATCGAGGAGCTGGAGAGCTTCTCTCCGATCACCGACTACACCGGCAAGCTTGAGCTCCACTTCATCGGTAGCGAGTACCGACTCAAGCGCCCCCGTCACGACGTCGAAGAGGCGAAACGCCGCGATGCCACCTTCGCGTCGCAGATGTACGTCACCTGCCGCCTCGTCAACAAGGAGACCGGCGAGATCAAGGAGCAGGAGGTGTTCATCGGCGAGCTGCCGCTGATGACCGAGCGTGGCACGTTCATCATCAACGGCGCCGAGCGTGTGATCGTCAACCAGATCGTGCGCAGCCCCGGCGTTTACTTCAAGGACGAGCAGGACAAGAACGGCCGCAAGACCTTCAATGCCAGCGTCATCCCCAACCGTGGTGCCTGGCTGAAGTTCGAGACCGACAAGAACGATCTGCTGCACGTGCGCGTCGACAAGACCCGCAAGATCAACGCCCATGTGCTGATGCGAGCCATCGGCCTGTCGGACAACGACGTTCTCGACAAGTTGCGGCACCCGGAGTACTACCAGAAGTCGATCGAAGCCGCCAACGAAGAGGGCATCTCCTCGGAGGATCAGGCGCTGCTCGAGCTCTACAAGAAGCTGCGTCCCGGTGAGCCCCCCTCGGTGAGCGGCGGCCAGCAGCTGCTGCACAGCCGCTTCTTCGATCCCAAGCGTTACGACCTTGGTCGGGTCGGCCGCTACAAGATCAACAAGAAGCTGCGTCTCACCATTCCCGACGCCGTGCGCACCCTCACCCCCGAGGATGTGCTCAGCACGATCGACTACCTGATCAACCTTGAGCTCGATGTCGGTGGCGCCTGCCTCGATGACATCGACCACCTCGGCAACCGCCGGGTTCGCTCGGTGGGCGAGCTGCTGCAGAACCAGGTGCGGGTCGGCCTCAACCGGCTTGAGCGGATCATCAAGGAGCGCATGACGGTCGGTGAGACCGAATCGCTCACCCCGGCCCAGCTGGTGAACCCCAAGCCCCTGGTGGCGGCGATCAAGGAGTTCTTCGGCTCCAGCCAGCTGAGCCAGTTCATGGATCAGACCAATCCGCTGGCGGAGCTCACCCACAAGCGCCGCATCAGCGCCCTCGGCCCCGGTGGTCTGACCCGCGAGCGGGCCGGCTTCGCCGTCCGCGACATCCACCCCTCCCACTACGGCCGCATCTGCCCGATCGAGACGCCGGAGGGCCCCAATGCCGGTCTGATCGGCTCGCTGGCCACCCACGCCCGCGTCAACGAGTACGGGTTCATCGAAACCCCCTTCTGGAAGGTCGAGAACGGCGTTGTCCACAAGAAGGGCAATCCCATCTATCTCTCCGCCGACCTCGAGGACGAGTGTCGCGTCGCCCCCGGTGACGTGCCCACCGATGCCGACGGCAACATCACCGTCGACCTGGTGCCGGTGCGCTACCGCCAGGACTTCGAGAAGGTGCCACCCCAGCAGGTGGACTATGTGCAGCTGTCACCGGTGCAGGTGATCTCGGTGGCCACCTCGCTGATCCCCTTCCTCGAGCACGACGACGCCAACCGCGCCCTGATGGGTTCGAACATGCAGCGCCAGGCCGTGCCGCTGCTGCGCCCCGAGCGTCCCCTGGTCGGCACCGGCCTCGAGACCCAGGTGGCGCGTGACTCCGGCATGGTGCCGATCACCCGCGTCAACGGTGAAGTGGTGTTCGTCGATGCCACCGCCATCGTCATCCGCGACGACGACGGCCAGGAGCACACCCACTTCCTGCAGAAGTATCAACGCTCCAACCAGGACACCTGCCTCAACCAGCGTCCGATCGTCCGCCAGGGCGACCGCGTCATCGCCGGTCAGGTGCTGGCCGATGGCTCCGCCTGCGAGGGCGGTGAGATCGCCCTGGGCCAGAACGTGCTGATTGCCTACATGCCCTGGGAGGGCTACAACTACGAGGACGCGATCCTGGTCAGCGACCGGCTCGTGCAGGACGACCTCTACACCTCGGTGCACATCGAGAAGTACGAGATCGAGGCCCGTCAGACCAAACTCGGTCCCGAGGAGATCACCCGCGAGATCCCCAACGTCGCCGAGGAAAGCCTCGGCAATCTCGACGAGATGGGCATCATCCGCATCGGCGCCTATGTCGAGAGCGGCGACATCCTGGTGGGCAAGGTGACGCCCAAGGGCGAATCCGACCAGCCGCCTGAAGAGAAGCTGCTGCGCGCCATCTTCGGTGAGAAGGCCCGCGACGTGCGTGACAACTCGCTGCGGGTGCCCAGCACCGAGCGCGGCCGCGTCGTCGATGTGCGCATCTACACCCGCGAGCAGGGCGATGAGCTGCCGCCCGGCGCCAACATGGTGGTGCGGGTCTACGTGGCCCAGCGCCGCAAGATCCAGGTGGGCGACAAGATGGCCGGCCGCCACGGCAACAAGGGCATCATCAGCCGCATCCTCCCCCGCGAGGACATGCCCTACCTGCCCGATGGCACACCCATCGACATCGTGCTCAACCCCCTGGGTGTGCCGAGCCGCATGAACGTCGGCCAGGTGTTCGAGTGCCTGATGGGCTGGGCGTCCGCCCACCTCGACTGCCGCGTCAAGGTGGTGCCCTTCGACGAGATGTACGGCGCCGAGAAGAGCAAGCAGACGGTGCAGGCCTATCTCGAGGAGGCCGCCCGCCAGCCCGGCAAGGACTGGGTCTACGACCCGGAGAACCCCGGCAAGATCCAGCTGATCGATGGCCGCACCGGCGAGGCGTTCGACCAGCCGGTCACCGTCGGCTACGCCCACATCCTCAAGCTGGTGCACCTGGTGGACGACAAGATCCACGCCCGCTCCACCGGCCCCTACTCCCTGGTCACCCAGCAGCCTCTTGGCGGCAAGGCCCAGCAGGGCGGCCAGCGTCTCGGGGAGATGGAAGTGTGGGCCCTGGAGGCCTATGGCGCCGCCTACACCCTGCAGGAATTGCTCACCGTCAAGTCCGACGACATGCAGGGCCGCAACGAGGCGCTCAACGCCATCGTCAAGGGCAAGCCCATCCCCCGCCCCGGTACGCCGGAGTCGTTCAAGGTGCTGATGCGCGAGCTGCAGTCGCTCGGTCTCGATATCGCCGTCTACACCGACAGCGGTGAAGAGGTCGACCTGATGCAGGACGTCAACCCCCGCCGCAGCACCCCCAGCCGGCCCACCTATGAGTCCCTCGGCGTCGCGGACTACGACGACGACTGA
- a CDS encoding DNA-directed RNA polymerase subunit beta' yields MTASPSKKSTKKSKAAAAAADVAPQSTSPALSREAPPFRNRVIDKKALRNLVAWAYKHHGTAATAAMADDLKDLGFHYATQAAVSISVDDLRIPGDKAALLEEAEQQITETEERYRLGEITEVERHTKVIDTWTETNERLVAAVRRNFNENDPLNSVWMMANSGARGNMSQVRQLVGMRGLMANPQGEIIDLPIRTNFREGLTVTEYVISSYGARKGLVDTALRTADSGYLTRRLVDVAQDVIVREEDCGTTRGIPIDADEKGRYGSKLIGRLAAEPVLAADGTVLVDRNGEIDVPLSRAIEEAGVRSVVVRSPLTCEASRSVCRHCYGWALAHNELVDLGEAVGIIAAQSIGEPGTQLTMRTFHTGGVSTAETGVVRSLEEGVVEFGAKARLRSHRTPHGVEAHLAETDFVLTLKPNGKGKLQKLDITSGSILFVNDGDTVPADTTLAQISSGAQVKKSVEKATKDVICDLAGQVRFEDVIQPREVTDRQGNITHKAQRLGRLWVFSGDVYNLPPNALPVVETNTAVTTGQVLAESRLQSEYGGAVRLRESAGDSREVQIVTASLTLKDCKLVGESTHSGEIWHLEGKDNIRYLLKTQPGSKIGSGEVIAELADDRFRTQTGGMVRFAPGLAIKKARSAKHGYEVSKGGTLLWIPQETHEINKDISLLMINDGQWIEAGTEVVKDIFSQTAGIVTVTQKNDILREIIVRSGELHLISDSKVLSRYSGDGRMVNPGEEIAPGLVAETMKFVEAVDTPEGGALLLRPVEEYAIPDAAHLPELGTVKQAGGPSLGLRATQRLTYKDGELIKSVEGVELLRTQLILDTVDTTPQMTVDVEAVPDKRAKTIERLQLVILETLLVRRDTLSDASHGSTHTELQVEDGDSVKRGDVVATTQILCKEDGLVQLPDPLPGEPVRRLIVERSSDIRSIDLGGAAPAVEVGQRLVDGDILAPGLLAPCCGQVEAIEAGEVRIRLGRPYMVSPDSVLHVRDGELVQRGDGLALLVFERQKTGDIVQGLPRIEELLEARRPRDSAVLCRKSGTVQIKQGEDDDSITVSVIESDDVITEYPILLGRTVMVSDGQQVKAGDLLTDGPINPHELLECYFEDLRSRKPTMEAAQEAISKLQFRMVTEVQNVYKSQGVSISDKHIEVIVRQMTNKVRIEDAGDTTLLPGELIELRQVEQVNSAIAITGGAPAEFTPVLLGITKASLNTDSFISAASFQETTRVLTEAAIEGKSDWLRGLKENVIIGRLIPAGTGFGGFEEELRAEAGPHPDILEEEGGYRRAQNLRPDYTVEMPAPAETAAVLDDPSDEDLEATRSRHGIEASASTFAAFTRPTAEEGLEEELIADPAALEGLQEEGLLSDD; encoded by the coding sequence ATGACCGCCTCCCCCTCCAAGAAGTCCACCAAGAAGAGCAAGGCCGCCGCCGCGGCAGCTGATGTGGCTCCCCAGAGCACTAGTCCGGCCCTCAGCCGTGAGGCCCCTCCGTTCCGGAACCGCGTCATTGACAAGAAGGCCCTGCGCAACCTCGTCGCCTGGGCCTACAAGCATCACGGCACCGCCGCCACCGCCGCGATGGCGGATGATCTCAAGGATCTGGGTTTTCACTACGCCACCCAGGCTGCCGTGTCGATCTCGGTCGATGACCTGCGCATCCCCGGTGACAAGGCGGCCCTGCTCGAGGAGGCCGAGCAGCAGATCACTGAGACCGAGGAGCGTTACCGGCTCGGTGAGATCACCGAGGTTGAGCGTCACACCAAGGTGATCGACACGTGGACGGAGACGAATGAGCGCCTCGTGGCCGCCGTGCGGCGGAACTTCAACGAGAATGATCCGCTCAACTCGGTCTGGATGATGGCCAACTCAGGCGCCCGGGGCAACATGTCCCAGGTGCGTCAGCTGGTCGGCATGCGCGGCCTGATGGCCAATCCCCAGGGGGAGATCATCGACCTGCCGATCCGCACCAATTTCCGTGAGGGTCTGACGGTCACCGAATACGTCATCTCCTCCTACGGCGCCCGCAAGGGTCTGGTCGACACCGCCCTGCGCACCGCCGACTCGGGCTACCTCACCCGCCGTCTGGTCGACGTGGCCCAGGACGTGATCGTGCGGGAGGAGGACTGCGGCACCACCCGCGGTATCCCGATCGATGCCGATGAGAAGGGTCGTTATGGCAGCAAGCTGATCGGCCGTCTGGCTGCCGAGCCGGTGCTCGCCGCCGATGGCACCGTTCTGGTCGATCGCAACGGCGAGATCGATGTTCCCCTCTCCAGGGCGATCGAGGAGGCCGGCGTGCGCTCGGTGGTGGTGCGTTCACCGCTCACCTGCGAGGCCTCCCGTTCGGTCTGCCGTCATTGCTATGGCTGGGCCCTCGCCCATAACGAACTCGTTGATCTCGGCGAGGCCGTCGGCATCATCGCCGCCCAGTCGATCGGTGAGCCCGGCACCCAGCTGACCATGCGCACCTTCCACACCGGTGGTGTGTCCACCGCCGAGACCGGCGTGGTGCGCTCGCTAGAGGAGGGCGTGGTTGAGTTCGGTGCCAAGGCCCGCCTGCGCTCCCACCGGACGCCGCACGGGGTGGAAGCCCATCTGGCCGAAACCGACTTCGTGCTCACCCTCAAGCCGAATGGCAAGGGCAAGCTCCAGAAGCTTGACATCACCTCCGGCTCCATTCTGTTCGTCAACGACGGTGACACCGTCCCCGCCGATACCACCCTCGCTCAGATCTCCTCGGGCGCCCAGGTCAAGAAGAGCGTCGAGAAGGCCACCAAGGATGTGATCTGTGATCTGGCCGGCCAGGTGCGCTTCGAGGATGTGATCCAGCCCCGCGAGGTCACCGATCGCCAGGGGAACATCACCCACAAGGCCCAGCGCCTCGGCCGTCTGTGGGTGTTCAGCGGTGACGTCTACAACCTGCCGCCCAATGCCCTGCCGGTGGTGGAGACGAACACCGCTGTGACCACCGGTCAGGTGCTGGCCGAGAGCCGCCTGCAGAGCGAATATGGCGGCGCCGTGCGTCTGCGCGAAAGCGCCGGCGACTCGCGCGAGGTGCAGATCGTCACCGCCAGCCTCACCCTCAAGGACTGCAAGCTCGTCGGCGAATCCACCCACTCCGGTGAGATCTGGCACCTGGAGGGCAAGGACAACATCCGCTACCTGCTCAAGACCCAGCCCGGCAGCAAGATCGGAAGCGGCGAAGTGATCGCCGAACTCGCTGACGACCGATTCCGCACCCAGACCGGCGGCATGGTGCGTTTCGCACCCGGCCTGGCGATCAAGAAGGCTCGTTCCGCCAAGCACGGTTATGAGGTCAGCAAGGGCGGCACGCTGCTGTGGATTCCGCAGGAAACCCACGAGATCAACAAGGACATCTCCCTGTTGATGATCAATGACGGTCAATGGATCGAAGCCGGCACCGAGGTGGTGAAGGACATCTTCAGCCAGACCGCCGGTATCGTCACCGTCACACAGAAGAACGACATTCTGCGCGAGATCATCGTTCGCTCCGGTGAACTGCATCTCATTTCCGACAGCAAGGTTCTGAGCCGTTATTCCGGTGATGGCCGTATGGTCAATCCCGGCGAGGAGATCGCTCCCGGTCTGGTGGCTGAGACGATGAAGTTCGTCGAGGCCGTCGACACCCCCGAGGGCGGCGCGCTGCTGCTGCGCCCCGTCGAGGAATACGCGATTCCCGATGCCGCCCACCTGCCTGAGCTGGGTACGGTCAAGCAGGCCGGTGGTCCTTCCCTGGGTCTGCGCGCCACCCAGCGCCTGACCTACAAGGACGGTGAGCTGATCAAGTCGGTGGAGGGTGTCGAGCTGCTGCGCACCCAGCTGATCCTTGACACCGTCGACACCACGCCGCAGATGACGGTGGATGTCGAGGCGGTGCCCGACAAGCGCGCCAAGACGATCGAGCGTCTGCAGCTAGTGATCCTTGAGACCCTGCTGGTTCGCCGCGATACGCTCTCCGATGCCAGCCACGGCTCCACCCACACCGAGCTGCAGGTGGAGGACGGCGACAGCGTCAAGCGCGGTGACGTCGTCGCCACCACCCAGATCCTCTGCAAGGAGGACGGCCTGGTGCAGCTCCCTGATCCGCTGCCCGGCGAACCGGTGCGCCGCCTGATCGTCGAGCGCTCCAGCGACATCCGCAGCATCGATCTCGGCGGGGCCGCTCCGGCGGTGGAGGTCGGTCAGCGCCTGGTGGATGGCGACATCCTCGCCCCGGGTCTGCTTGCTCCCTGCTGCGGCCAGGTCGAGGCGATCGAAGCCGGCGAGGTGCGCATCCGCCTTGGCCGTCCCTACATGGTGTCGCCCGATTCGGTCCTGCACGTCCGCGACGGTGAACTCGTCCAGCGCGGCGACGGCCTGGCTCTGCTCGTGTTCGAGCGCCAGAAGACCGGCGACATCGTCCAGGGTCTGCCCCGTATCGAAGAGCTTCTCGAGGCCCGTCGCCCGCGCGACTCGGCCGTGCTCTGCCGCAAGAGCGGCACGGTGCAGATCAAGCAGGGTGAGGACGACGACTCCATCACGGTCTCGGTGATCGAGTCCGATGACGTGATCACCGAATACCCGATCCTGCTCGGCCGCACCGTGATGGTGAGCGACGGCCAGCAGGTGAAGGCCGGTGACCTGCTCACCGATGGTCCGATCAATCCCCACGAACTGCTGGAGTGTTACTTCGAGGATCTGCGCAGCCGCAAGCCCACCATGGAGGCGGCCCAGGAGGCGATCTCCAAGCTGCAGTTCCGCATGGTCACCGAGGTGCAGAACGTCTACAAGTCGCAGGGCGTTTCCATCAGCGACAAGCACATCGAAGTCATCGTGCGCCAGATGACCAACAAGGTGCGCATCGAGGATGCCGGCGACACCACCCTGCTGCCCGGTGAGCTGATCGAGCTGCGCCAGGTGGAGCAGGTGAACTCCGCCATCGCCATCACCGGTGGCGCTCCCGCTGAGTTCACACCGGTGCTGCTCGGCATCACCAAGGCCTCGCTCAACACCGACAGCTTCATCTCCGCCGCCTCCTTCCAGGAGACGACCCGCGTCCTCACCGAGGCCGCGATCGAGGGCAAGAGCGACTGGCTGCGCGGTCTCAAGGAGAACGTGATCATCGGTCGCCTCATCCCCGCCGGTACCGGCTTCGGGGGCTTCGAGGAGGAGCTGCGTGCCGAGGCCGGCCCCCATCCCGACATCCTCGAGGAGGAGGGCGGCTACCGGCGTGCCCAGAACCTGCGTCCTGACTACACCGTCGAGATGCCGGCTCCGGCCGAGACCGCTGCGGTGCTTGATGACCCCTCCGATGAGGACCTGGAGGCCACCCGCAGCCGCCATGGCATCGAGGCGTCCGCCAGCACCTTCGCCGCCTTCACCCGCCCCACCGCGGAAGAGGGACTGGAGGAGGAGCTGATCGCCGATCCCGCCGCGCTCGAAGGCCTGCAGGAAGAGGGGCTGCTCAGCGATGACTGA
- a CDS encoding high light inducible protein yields the protein MTELGTPIPVRRLPRWGFHTHNELLNGRMAMLGFIALLAVEWKLGHGILIWP from the coding sequence CTGACCGAGCTCGGCACGCCGATCCCTGTGCGGCGCCTGCCCCGCTGGGGCTTTCACACCCACAACGAGCTTCTGAACGGTCGCATGGCCATGCTGGGCTTCATCGCCCTGCTGGCCGTGGAATGGAAGCTCGGACACGGCATCCTGATCTGGCCTTGA